The following proteins are co-located in the Heliorestis convoluta genome:
- a CDS encoding RecB family exonuclease: MKGKEIPIHPFWDEIRHAMAKDHSLESKFTITASELRKNQNFTLGEISFSREVLTGRNIPAPIRNWEISANSVLPQEVESATSFERLVSCPLSWTLRYVAKVRAGNALSIPHESLILGKIGHKILEILITEKSTWKEDEVSKRTGELFDEWSPLLAAPLLELHNGIKRNDMRFHLQNSMAQFFALLRNAGIRIHNTEISLQKKWSETVQFKGTLDLIGETATGKKILIDAKWSGKPKKYKERLSKLSVQLSLYHWLLSDKETEELPVAYFMLRGGEFFSRPHEDIPSDYHVDGPSLLDSIMTIRKSVNDVWSQLSQGTVIASGIATTAEHDNTFTPLIEPSCDYCDYQNLCGSRRLDQ; encoded by the coding sequence GTGAAAGGAAAAGAAATTCCAATACACCCTTTTTGGGATGAAATTCGTCACGCCATGGCAAAGGATCATTCTTTGGAAAGCAAATTTACAATCACGGCATCAGAATTACGTAAAAATCAAAATTTTACTCTTGGTGAAATATCTTTTTCAAGAGAAGTATTAACGGGTCGTAATATCCCCGCTCCGATTCGAAATTGGGAAATTTCAGCAAATTCAGTATTACCTCAGGAAGTAGAATCAGCTACGAGTTTTGAACGTTTAGTATCTTGTCCATTGAGTTGGACCCTTCGTTATGTAGCAAAAGTAAGAGCAGGAAATGCACTTTCTATACCACATGAGTCTCTTATTCTCGGAAAAATCGGTCATAAAATTTTAGAAATATTGATTACGGAAAAATCGACTTGGAAAGAAGATGAAGTAAGCAAACGCACAGGAGAACTCTTTGATGAATGGTCTCCCTTGTTAGCAGCACCCTTATTAGAGTTACACAATGGTATAAAAAGAAACGATATGCGTTTTCACTTGCAAAATTCAATGGCACAGTTTTTTGCCCTTTTACGTAACGCAGGTATTCGAATTCATAATACGGAAATCAGTCTACAAAAAAAGTGGTCTGAAACAGTCCAATTTAAAGGCACTCTCGATCTTATTGGAGAAACGGCAACAGGTAAGAAAATACTGATTGACGCAAAATGGTCAGGAAAACCAAAAAAGTACAAAGAACGTTTGTCCAAGCTCTCTGTCCAATTGTCTCTCTATCATTGGCTTTTATCTGATAAAGAGACAGAAGAACTACCTGTAGCTTATTTTATGTTACGGGGTGGTGAATTTTTCTCTCGACCTCATGAGGATATCCCCTCCGACTACCATGTTGATGGCCCTTCATTGCTTGATTCCATTATGACAATACGTAAATCAGTAAATGACGTTTGGTCCCAACTTTCACAAGGAACTGTAATTGCTTCAGGAATAGCAACAACTGCGGAACATGACAACACCTTTACACCCCTTATAGAACCATCCTGTGATTATTGCGACTATCAAAATCTTTGTGGCTCAAGGAGGTTGGACCAATGA
- a CDS encoding AAA family ATPase, translated as MKALRKESTQFKEVILPLTDYEMTIIESTLNRLALHHQLHCSFEPARSELMMQKKILIPHTLKGKMTKGNQVIFHFIIGAGTERSLTHKSRLLLSYPDRHEEEVKKMILEIYHVMKAEMPHEFISMEHLLDYLGEATRLRVMYLSDNLLITVGEAIDSLFESFSYRGKAEFHHDRFERPERHRVEVTEDVHRYIAMNSYKIYEKNGLVFAVGITKQNNGRHVEHSISVFARTQDIESIQNLFDYRFEKMLFEGGDIKGGKFTGDQKIIRLAEKVTLDDIVLESTTRQQIEKEIFHFFNMEEIYRRAGLPFKRGVVLHGPPGTGKTMLSKILVSTMKETVIWVKAGDVTNTKDIDRIFRLARLGRPCIIILEDVDLYAVDRETFHGNGYTLATLMSHLDGLEENDGVLVILTTNRLERVEKAIVERPGRIDARIYMGELCVNNIAQLLHRKLGSFERHFPSFESVLPENLTLTGAMAIELSTMILKNAINHQVEITKNMTTNSQIIIEKEHVDAALMELESRLSRKRVGFRE; from the coding sequence TTGAAAGCACTACGCAAAGAGTCAACACAATTCAAGGAAGTAATTCTCCCCTTGACGGACTATGAAATGACCATTATAGAAAGTACCTTAAACAGGCTAGCCTTGCATCATCAACTTCATTGCTCCTTTGAACCGGCACGAAGCGAATTAATGATGCAGAAAAAAATCCTGATACCTCATACATTAAAAGGAAAAATGACAAAAGGGAATCAAGTTATCTTTCATTTTATCATCGGCGCTGGTACGGAACGGTCTCTCACACATAAAAGTCGACTTCTCCTCTCCTACCCTGACCGACATGAAGAAGAAGTTAAAAAGATGATTCTAGAAATTTATCATGTTATGAAAGCAGAAATGCCCCATGAATTTATTTCAATGGAGCATTTGTTAGACTACCTTGGTGAAGCAACACGATTAAGAGTTATGTATTTGTCAGACAATCTGCTCATTACAGTTGGCGAAGCGATTGATAGCTTGTTCGAATCATTTTCCTATCGTGGAAAAGCCGAATTTCATCACGATCGCTTTGAACGTCCCGAACGTCATCGTGTGGAAGTCACAGAAGATGTTCATCGTTATATTGCCATGAACAGCTATAAAATTTATGAAAAAAACGGTCTCGTCTTTGCTGTGGGCATTACCAAACAAAACAATGGACGTCACGTCGAGCATAGTATATCTGTTTTTGCACGAACTCAAGACATTGAGTCCATCCAGAACCTTTTTGATTATCGCTTTGAAAAAATGCTTTTTGAAGGTGGCGATATCAAAGGCGGAAAATTTACAGGCGATCAAAAAATCATTCGCTTGGCCGAGAAAGTTACTCTAGATGACATTGTCTTAGAATCCACAACGAGGCAGCAAATTGAGAAAGAGATTTTTCATTTTTTTAATATGGAAGAAATCTATCGCCGTGCTGGCTTGCCCTTTAAACGTGGTGTTGTTCTACACGGTCCACCTGGCACAGGCAAAACCATGTTAAGTAAAATATTGGTTAGCACCATGAAAGAAACGGTCATCTGGGTTAAGGCTGGTGATGTGACTAACACCAAAGATATTGACCGCATCTTCCGGTTGGCTCGCTTAGGAAGACCTTGCATTATCATTCTTGAAGATGTTGATTTGTATGCTGTAGATAGAGAAACCTTTCACGGCAATGGATATACCTTAGCTACATTGATGAGTCATTTGGACGGCTTGGAAGAAAATGATGGTGTACTCGTTATTCTAACAACAAACCGCCTTGAAAGAGTAGAGAAAGCCATTGTCGAACGTCCGGGTCGGATTGATGCTCGAATCTATATGGGTGAATTATGCGTCAACAACATTGCCCAACTGCTTCATCGCAAACTCGGTAGTTTTGAACGACATTTTCCTTCTTTTGAAAGCGTATTACCAGAGAATCTTACTTTAACAGGTGCAATGGCCATAGAATTGTCAACGATGATCTTAAAAAATGCTATCAATCATCAAGTTGAAATCACGAAGAATATGACAACAAATTCACAAATCATCATCGAAAAAGAGCATGTTGATGCCGCATTAATGGAGCTTGAAAGTCGGTTAAGTCGAAAAAGAGTTGGCTTTCGTGAATAG
- a CDS encoding helix-turn-helix transcriptional regulator has product MDQAKQKRGRLKDSPSKRMARMMFQLFHSFPEGGMTFEDFFDENCQVDSRQVQRMIKELKEISEEAGVTFHSPGPGRQSKSNPRRFLLEPPFLAHMNEQRLFWLSLMLERMEKRPMAKSQERNENGWMLYHLLQIQKFNEYTEKMKKRILYFEPQQKNSSDISSKLDLCTKALGQELIMRIRYNNRIRRIHPLGLFNRDERWYLVAYCLNKKEERIFRLDRMKDLEVSNEPFVYPENFSLVQHLENTWSAMINRSGKTITVRIHAEGTAAEDLRNIQYHHSQQLEDNIDGSVTATFNVDTWEGMISWVLRWGALIEVLEPLSFRERLREIAEAMAGKYRE; this is encoded by the coding sequence ATGGATCAAGCAAAACAAAAAAGAGGCCGGCTTAAGGATTCACCAAGTAAGCGGATGGCGAGAATGATGTTTCAACTGTTTCATAGCTTTCCGGAAGGCGGCATGACATTTGAAGATTTTTTTGATGAGAACTGTCAAGTCGATTCAAGACAAGTTCAACGTATGATTAAAGAACTTAAAGAAATATCAGAAGAAGCAGGTGTAACTTTCCATTCACCCGGTCCGGGACGTCAATCTAAGAGTAATCCTCGCCGATTTCTTTTAGAGCCACCTTTTCTTGCTCACATGAATGAACAACGCTTATTCTGGCTTTCTTTAATGCTTGAAAGAATGGAAAAAAGACCGATGGCCAAAAGTCAAGAACGAAATGAAAATGGCTGGATGCTTTATCATCTTTTGCAAATTCAAAAGTTTAATGAGTACACGGAAAAAATGAAAAAACGAATTCTATACTTTGAGCCTCAACAAAAAAATAGCAGTGATATTTCCTCAAAATTAGATCTCTGCACAAAAGCACTGGGACAAGAGCTCATCATGAGAATTCGCTATAACAATAGAATAAGACGAATTCATCCCCTGGGACTTTTTAATCGAGACGAACGATGGTATCTTGTTGCTTATTGTCTGAACAAAAAAGAAGAGCGGATTTTTCGACTCGATCGTATGAAAGATTTAGAAGTATCCAACGAGCCTTTTGTCTATCCTGAAAATTTTTCACTGGTTCAGCATTTGGAAAATACTTGGTCAGCCATGATAAACCGCTCTGGAAAAACAATAACTGTTCGAATCCATGCAGAAGGTACGGCTGCTGAAGATCTTCGTAATATTCAGTACCATCATTCGCAACAACTGGAAGATAACATCGATGGTTCCGTTACTGCAACTTTTAACGTAGATACCTGGGAAGGTATGATCAGTTGGGTTCTGCGCTGGGGAGCTCTCATTGAAGTGTTGGAACCGCTGTCTTTTCGAGAGCGATTGAGAGAAATTGCTGAGGCTATGGCGGGTAAGTATAGGGAGTAG
- a CDS encoding Na-translocating system protein MpsC family protein produces MNKVELVQSQRNIYSRDHFVGGSMNQLGHFKQQIQTINNKTNMEIFQTGLLWQKVEVIDDAILLITRNKRVPALQALDQKDRITTRLIDQALLEEYKERLKKALVEQLGIDFVTIFKDYDPDTEISVTIIIKKGKLTQNLRG; encoded by the coding sequence TTGAACAAAGTCGAACTTGTACAAAGTCAAAGAAACATATACAGCCGAGATCATTTCGTAGGGGGCTCTATGAATCAACTAGGCCATTTCAAGCAACAAATTCAGACCATCAATAATAAAACGAACATGGAAATCTTTCAAACTGGATTGCTGTGGCAGAAAGTAGAAGTTATTGATGATGCTATCCTTCTAATTACTCGCAACAAAAGAGTGCCTGCACTACAAGCTTTAGATCAAAAAGATAGAATAACGACTCGACTGATTGATCAGGCCTTATTAGAAGAATATAAAGAAAGGCTCAAAAAAGCCTTGGTTGAACAATTAGGGATTGATTTTGTAACAATCTTCAAAGACTATGATCCTGATACAGAAATATCGGTCACAATTATTATAAAAAAAGGGAAATTAACTCAAAACCTCAGAGGTTGA
- a CDS encoding RidA family protein, which yields MNYEAKLKTLGLELPEAPKPVAAYIPAVKIGDYVYTSGQIPLLNGELKYKGKVGSDITEEEAYQAAKLCALNCLSVIKSLIGTLDNIEQIVKLTGFVASSADYNMQPKVINGASELLGEVFGEKGFHARSAVGVNELPLNATCEVEMIVKIKAD from the coding sequence ATGAACTATGAAGCAAAATTAAAAACTTTAGGATTAGAATTGCCGGAGGCCCCTAAGCCTGTTGCTGCCTATATTCCAGCTGTAAAAATTGGTGACTATGTATATACATCTGGACAGATTCCACTCTTGAACGGCGAGTTGAAGTACAAAGGCAAAGTAGGATCTGACATTACTGAAGAAGAGGCCTATCAAGCTGCCAAGTTATGTGCTTTAAATTGTTTAAGCGTAATCAAGTCTCTGATTGGCACGCTTGATAACATTGAGCAAATTGTCAAGCTCACTGGATTTGTTGCCAGCAGTGCTGACTATAATATGCAGCCGAAAGTAATCAATGGCGCTTCGGAACTATTGGGAGAAGTATTTGGCGAAAAAGGATTCCATGCTCGATCGGCTGTTGGTGTCAACGAGTTACCACTGAATGCAACGTGCGAAGTTGAGATGATCGTGAAAATTAAAGCAGACTAA
- a CDS encoding cobalamin B12-binding domain-containing protein, producing the protein MTKKVLLSPLDPVHDIGLKMIKLGLGKAGIETKLLPPDSPPEEIIKLCLEEDFDTLLLGRTLGYGVAELLSRFIDLADASGMRDKVKIGIGGMAIRPEIAAELGYDAGFGPGTSVEEVVAFVQDIEYEPPSKEIIKEKKDITTNYSYQYNHHKIGLLLQEISQQIINWAENRTSIGVERAQLRDQEWDYEKFLHNEENEAFYKHYRELCDDIPQQYYLKGKIHPKTRELTKQELTSFNSYIDAVKEKIVLKKLQFNPNDPVVWNQYGTGCPFMDIAHIKVSEAWGADGVVHFDPSWGARTEGFLGGNVTHAEDGTVITPHNLSRIRQALERSTLWQVRAHRGLNTAETVVLAGKIGADLTKINICYGSLAAGTDPARLTIDGYHAIKYAAKYNMPFDIVTNEELTGVPAYKAFAGMLIVADLAVRLGARPILQPLFAYSPEVMIGGQMEDNYVDFNVAKIMALREIIHAPIWPGAPIGFLTQSEDRVQSSLSTSLHAMLAKSLNIDAISIASADEAYSGGPISVPSKIDTLRGVQEAFRFLGKAKIEANPRAVQWKEELVVGIEKVLQDVANKNDFVEALYSGLLGSKEDGAFPGRAGQNTVRIKKA; encoded by the coding sequence GTGACGAAAAAAGTACTTTTATCACCTCTTGATCCTGTTCACGATATTGGGTTAAAAATGATTAAGCTTGGTTTAGGAAAAGCAGGGATTGAAACAAAACTGCTGCCGCCCGATTCTCCACCTGAGGAAATCATTAAGCTTTGCTTGGAGGAAGATTTTGACACCTTGCTATTAGGTAGAACCCTTGGCTATGGTGTCGCTGAACTCTTGTCTCGCTTTATTGATCTTGCAGATGCTTCAGGAATGAGAGACAAGGTAAAAATCGGGATTGGTGGCATGGCGATAAGACCAGAAATTGCTGCAGAACTGGGCTATGACGCAGGCTTTGGACCAGGAACCTCGGTAGAAGAAGTTGTTGCTTTTGTGCAAGACATAGAATATGAGCCCCCATCCAAAGAGATCATTAAGGAAAAAAAGGATATAACTACGAACTATAGTTATCAATACAATCATCATAAAATTGGCCTACTTCTGCAAGAAATAAGCCAGCAGATTATAAATTGGGCAGAAAATAGAACTTCTATCGGCGTAGAAAGAGCGCAGTTACGGGATCAAGAGTGGGATTATGAAAAGTTTTTACACAATGAGGAAAACGAAGCATTTTATAAGCATTACAGAGAACTCTGTGATGACATACCGCAGCAGTATTATCTAAAAGGAAAAATTCATCCAAAAACGAGAGAACTGACGAAGCAAGAGCTTACCAGCTTTAATTCTTATATCGACGCAGTGAAAGAAAAGATTGTGCTGAAAAAGCTCCAGTTCAACCCCAATGACCCTGTTGTATGGAATCAATATGGTACAGGCTGCCCTTTTATGGACATTGCCCATATTAAGGTGAGTGAAGCTTGGGGCGCTGATGGTGTCGTACATTTTGATCCATCTTGGGGAGCAAGAACGGAAGGTTTTCTAGGTGGTAACGTAACACATGCAGAAGATGGTACCGTCATTACTCCACATAACCTATCTAGAATTCGTCAAGCCTTAGAAAGGTCTACATTATGGCAAGTCAGAGCCCATCGCGGACTGAATACAGCAGAGACTGTCGTTTTAGCGGGAAAAATAGGCGCCGATTTAACGAAAATCAATATATGCTACGGTTCTCTCGCTGCAGGAACTGATCCAGCTCGGTTAACAATAGATGGTTATCACGCTATAAAATACGCTGCCAAATATAACATGCCTTTTGATATTGTTACGAATGAAGAATTAACAGGTGTACCCGCCTATAAAGCTTTTGCTGGCATGTTAATCGTCGCTGATCTAGCCGTTCGATTGGGAGCGAGACCTATCTTACAGCCTTTGTTTGCCTATTCACCAGAAGTTATGATAGGTGGACAAATGGAAGACAATTATGTAGATTTTAATGTTGCAAAAATTATGGCTTTGCGGGAGATTATCCATGCTCCCATATGGCCTGGCGCTCCCATTGGCTTCCTTACGCAGAGTGAAGATCGCGTCCAATCTTCATTAAGTACTTCATTGCATGCCATGTTAGCAAAAAGTTTAAATATCGATGCCATATCTATCGCCTCGGCAGATGAAGCGTATTCAGGTGGACCGATCAGTGTTCCTTCCAAGATAGATACACTTCGTGGCGTTCAAGAAGCTTTTCGCTTTTTAGGAAAAGCAAAGATTGAAGCGAATCCTAGAGCGGTACAATGGAAAGAAGAACTCGTTGTGGGAATAGAAAAGGTACTACAAGACGTTGCGAATAAGAATGATTTTGTAGAAGCCCTATATTCAGGTCTCTTAGGAAGCAAAGAAGATGGTGCTTTTCCTGGAAGAGCCGGACAAAATACGGTTCGGATTAAGAAAGCATGA
- a CDS encoding AEC family transporter has protein sequence MSNFIIIIVCLGLGILLRRTNVFPVNADKSINQFIIYISLPAMILYHLPQVTFDSSSVIPIATSWMVFAGSYLFFSFLAWLKSWPEKVTVCLIITAGLGNTSFIGFPVIETLVGSEGLQYAIMADQPGTFLILTTVGLFLIKKATQSSSSIIDTIKGLFLFPPFMAFIVGLMINYFGIVMPEALSLALLGIAGTVSPLALFSVGLQLKWPKQHIYLPFLSFGLLYKLILAPLLTLLVWYVLAGKTGMEVTVSILEAAMAPMITAAIIVATYKIKSNLATMMIGIGIPLSIFSLAIWYYVLTLLGLL, from the coding sequence GTGAGCAACTTTATTATCATAATTGTTTGTTTGGGTCTAGGCATTTTGCTTAGGAGAACGAATGTTTTTCCAGTCAATGCGGATAAGAGTATTAACCAATTTATCATTTACATCAGTTTACCTGCTATGATTCTATATCATCTGCCGCAAGTCACCTTTGACTCTAGCTCTGTTATTCCGATAGCTACTTCTTGGATGGTCTTTGCGGGTTCTTACCTTTTCTTTTCATTTTTAGCATGGCTTAAGTCATGGCCTGAAAAAGTAACAGTATGTCTAATTATTACTGCAGGGTTAGGCAATACATCTTTTATAGGGTTTCCGGTCATTGAAACGTTGGTAGGCTCAGAAGGCTTGCAGTATGCTATTATGGCCGACCAACCAGGGACTTTTTTGATTTTAACTACGGTAGGCTTGTTTCTTATAAAAAAAGCGACTCAATCATCTTCTAGTATTATCGATACTATCAAAGGGCTTTTTTTGTTCCCGCCATTTATGGCCTTTATAGTTGGCTTGATGATTAACTACTTTGGTATAGTTATGCCAGAAGCGCTATCATTAGCCTTACTTGGTATAGCAGGCACTGTTTCACCTTTGGCTCTTTTTAGTGTTGGCTTGCAGTTAAAATGGCCGAAACAACATATTTATTTGCCTTTTCTCTCTTTCGGTTTGCTGTATAAGTTGATACTAGCCCCATTGTTGACTTTACTCGTATGGTACGTTTTGGCTGGAAAAACAGGCATGGAAGTTACTGTTTCTATATTAGAAGCGGCTATGGCGCCCATGATCACTGCGGCAATTATTGTTGCTACCTATAAGATAAAAAGTAATTTGGCCACCATGATGATTGGAATCGGTATTCCACTTTCTATTTTTAGTTTGGCTATTTGGTATTATGTGCTTACGCTATTAGGGCTTTTGTAA
- a CDS encoding protease complex subunit PrcB family protein encodes MNKKIFVVFTVVAFLLLLFGTGCEGQKADAVVEEPVASDVTAHVEEDQVTVSWGEKPTGGYSISIVDVTCQAGTLTVSYELTSPKPGDFVTEAITYPEDSAPLPDDCTDFTEIVLVNVSK; translated from the coding sequence ATGAACAAGAAAATCTTTGTAGTATTTACAGTCGTAGCGTTCCTACTTTTACTTTTTGGAACAGGTTGTGAAGGCCAAAAAGCTGATGCAGTTGTGGAAGAACCTGTTGCTTCGGACGTTACAGCCCATGTAGAAGAGGATCAGGTTACTGTTTCATGGGGTGAAAAACCAACCGGTGGTTATAGCATCTCTATTGTAGACGTAACTTGCCAAGCAGGAACACTTACAGTTTCCTATGAGCTGACGAGTCCAAAACCAGGCGATTTTGTTACAGAAGCTATAACGTATCCTGAAGATTCCGCGCCCCTTCCCGATGATTGCACCGATTTCACAGAAATTGTCTTAGTGAACGTTTCGAAATAA
- a CDS encoding ABC transporter ATP-binding protein, translating into MKKITVQFDTVTKKIGKKNIIDGISFTIAPGEVFGLLGPNGAGKTTALRMLTGLMKPTEGEIRICGYSIQKDFEKAIQHVGAIIENPDLYMYLTGYQNLIHFARMSGNVDKKRIENIITLVGLGEAIHDKVKTYSLGMRQRLGLAQALLHQPALLVLDEPTNGLDPAGIRELRQYLQKVAHEEGVTVFVSSHLLAEMELLCDRIAIIQKGKIVQVQKVESFVQNSTLEDRFLEVTTMNQKG; encoded by the coding sequence ATGAAAAAAATCACTGTACAATTTGATACAGTGACCAAAAAGATAGGCAAAAAAAATATTATTGATGGGATTTCCTTCACCATTGCACCAGGCGAGGTTTTTGGCTTGTTAGGGCCAAACGGTGCTGGTAAGACGACCGCATTGCGAATGTTGACAGGGTTGATGAAACCAACGGAAGGCGAGATTCGTATATGTGGTTATAGCATTCAAAAAGATTTTGAAAAAGCAATTCAACATGTAGGAGCTATCATAGAAAACCCTGACTTATATATGTACCTGACAGGTTATCAGAACTTGATTCATTTTGCCCGGATGTCTGGGAACGTGGATAAAAAGCGAATTGAGAATATAATTACGCTTGTGGGGCTCGGAGAAGCGATTCATGACAAGGTAAAAACGTATTCTTTGGGCATGCGTCAACGTCTCGGTCTTGCCCAAGCCTTGCTTCATCAGCCTGCTTTGCTCGTACTCGATGAACCGACGAATGGACTCGATCCAGCAGGAATTCGGGAACTACGTCAATACTTGCAAAAAGTAGCTCATGAAGAAGGTGTTACTGTCTTCGTATCAAGTCATCTACTTGCGGAAATGGAACTGCTCTGTGACCGCATTGCCATTATTCAAAAAGGAAAGATAGTGCAGGTTCAAAAAGTAGAAAGCTTTGTACAAAACAGCACTTTAGAAGATCGTTTTCTAGAAGTAACGACGATGAATCAGAAAGGATGA
- a CDS encoding ABC transporter permease, whose protein sequence is MLSLRQSLALVQNENMKIYARPTTWLMIGLLLLLIPVTALLLPLATGITQDFWSFLFSSAQIGAMVTLPAIVIAGNLVAGEFANGTIKLLLIRPVSRGKILGAKYIALLLFIILVVALLFIASMVTALIFFEVPLVTNLVEATMIQENLNRLIDLYLYSTVETVMMATLAFMLSTLFRSNSLAIGLSYLLLFTGPGLMMLLQNFEWSKYLLFANTNLRLIAEGIAPVEGMTVSFALTILLLYFILFQALAWYSFVKRDV, encoded by the coding sequence ATGCTTTCCTTGCGTCAAAGCCTAGCTTTGGTACAAAATGAGAATATGAAAATATATGCGCGCCCAACCACCTGGTTGATGATAGGGTTATTGCTGCTTCTGATTCCAGTTACAGCCTTACTCTTACCATTAGCCACAGGAATAACACAGGACTTCTGGTCTTTTCTATTTTCCTCAGCGCAGATTGGTGCCATGGTTACCTTGCCTGCTATTGTAATTGCAGGGAACCTTGTGGCCGGAGAGTTTGCCAATGGCACGATTAAACTATTGTTGATTCGTCCAGTAAGTCGCGGCAAAATCTTAGGGGCTAAATATATAGCACTCTTGCTTTTTATCATTCTGGTCGTAGCTCTACTGTTCATTGCATCTATGGTTACAGCCCTTATCTTTTTCGAAGTACCTCTCGTTACAAACCTAGTTGAAGCTACCATGATACAAGAAAATCTAAACAGACTTATCGATTTATACCTTTATAGCACTGTAGAAACGGTGATGATGGCTACCTTGGCTTTTATGCTGTCAACACTCTTTAGAAGCAATTCTCTAGCCATCGGCCTCTCTTACCTTTTACTTTTTACGGGCCCGGGATTGATGATGCTATTACAGAATTTTGAATGGTCTAAGTACCTTCTTTTTGCCAACACCAATCTACGCTTGATTGCAGAAGGAATAGCGCCTGTAGAAGGGATGACTGTATCCTTTGCCTTGACCATCTTGCTACTCTACTTTATTCTCTTTCAAGCGCTAGCTTGGTACAGCTTCGTAAAAAGAGATGTTTAG
- a CDS encoding response regulator transcription factor, protein MKKILIVDDEQEIVELLSDYLSLEGYSILTAYDGQSALQKAKQAKPDLAILDIMMPELDGFEVCRILRKDSNIPILIISARQEESDKVLGLGLGADDYLVKPFSPREVVARVKALLRRATVLSGVPQKQDILRFSGLEIYVKEYRVLRQGTEVSLQAKEFELLRLLAEHPRQVFTKDQLLDRIWGGDYFGDSNALSVYIRRLREKIEENPAQPRYIKTVWGVGYKFEGESS, encoded by the coding sequence ATGAAAAAGATACTCATAGTCGATGATGAACAAGAAATCGTTGAATTGCTCAGTGATTACCTGAGCTTAGAGGGCTACTCAATTCTAACAGCCTATGATGGGCAATCGGCACTGCAAAAAGCGAAGCAAGCAAAACCAGACTTGGCTATTTTAGATATTATGATGCCAGAGCTTGACGGTTTTGAAGTCTGCCGTATTTTACGGAAGGATAGCAATATCCCTATTCTAATCATTAGTGCTCGTCAAGAAGAAAGCGATAAAGTACTCGGTCTTGGCCTAGGCGCTGATGATTATCTTGTTAAACCTTTTAGCCCTCGTGAAGTCGTAGCACGAGTAAAAGCACTGTTGCGTCGAGCCACAGTGCTTTCAGGTGTTCCACAGAAACAGGATATATTACGCTTCTCTGGATTGGAAATCTATGTGAAAGAGTATCGGGTTTTGAGACAGGGTACAGAAGTCTCTTTGCAAGCCAAAGAATTTGAACTGCTACGGTTACTAGCAGAGCACCCTAGACAAGTTTTTACGAAAGATCAACTGCTAGATCGAATCTGGGGTGGCGATTACTTTGGCGACTCGAATGCTTTGTCAGTCTACATAAGAAGACTGCGTGAAAAAATAGAAGAAAATCCTGCGCAGCCTCGCTATATTAAAACAGTGTGGGGAGTAGGTTATAAGTTCGAAGGTGAGTCTTCATGA